One stretch of Streptomyces sp. NBC_00443 DNA includes these proteins:
- a CDS encoding WhiB family transcriptional regulator: MDWRHNAVCREEDPELFFPIGNTGPALLQIEEAKAVCRRCPVMDQCLQWALESGQDSGVWGGLSEDERRAMKRRAARNRARQASA; this comes from the coding sequence ATGGACTGGCGTCACAACGCCGTTTGCCGCGAGGAAGACCCCGAGCTCTTCTTCCCCATCGGCAACACCGGTCCTGCGCTGCTGCAGATCGAGGAAGCCAAGGCCGTCTGCCGTCGCTGCCCCGTTATGGATCAGTGTCTGCAGTGGGCGCTCGAGTCCGGCCAGGACTCCGGCGTCTGGGGTGGTCTCAGCGAGGACGAGCGTCGCGCGATGAAGCGCCGTGCCGCCCGCAACCGGGCCCGTCAGGCCTCCGCCTGA
- a CDS encoding sensor histidine kinase, with product MPSMNELVRQHTALDDSDLEWLHLLVSEWQLLSDLSFADLVLWVPTHDGTRYVSVAQMRPNTGPTSYQDDMVGHLVPRGRRPMLDAALDEGRIVREGDPEWREEVPVRVESIPVRREGRVLGVIARNTNLLTVRTPSRLELTYLQSASDLAQMIAAGSFPFANQQVDMDASPRVGDGLIRVDADGIVQYASPNALSAYHRLGLAADLVGHHLGKTTAELAPTQGPVDEALAKVASGWAPREFEIESGDGVIQFRSIPLKPKGTRIGSLVLLRDVTELRRRERELITKDATIREIHHRVKNNLQTVAALLRLQARRIESDRGREALEEAVRRVGSIAIVHETLSQNLDERVEFDDIADRVLAMVAEISPGKVAGRRTGRFGILDAEVATPLSMVLTEILQNALEHGFREGDTGTVEVSAVRGGTTKQVRLLVTVQDDGVGLPEGFDPHTAGNLGLQIVRTLVEGELGGTFDMVPAPERGTRVILDIPVRANK from the coding sequence GTGCCCTCCATGAACGAACTCGTACGCCAGCACACGGCCCTCGACGACTCCGACCTCGAGTGGCTCCACCTGCTGGTCTCGGAGTGGCAGCTGCTCTCCGACCTCTCCTTCGCCGACCTCGTCCTGTGGGTCCCCACCCACGACGGCACCCGCTATGTCTCAGTGGCGCAGATGCGGCCCAACACCGGCCCGACCTCGTACCAGGACGACATGGTCGGCCACCTCGTCCCGCGCGGCCGCCGCCCGATGCTGGACGCCGCGCTCGACGAGGGCCGGATCGTGCGGGAGGGCGACCCCGAGTGGCGCGAGGAGGTCCCGGTCCGTGTCGAGTCGATTCCCGTACGACGTGAGGGACGCGTCCTCGGTGTCATCGCGCGCAACACCAACCTGCTGACCGTGCGCACGCCGAGCCGCCTGGAGTTGACGTACCTCCAAAGCGCCTCGGATCTCGCGCAGATGATCGCGGCCGGATCGTTCCCGTTCGCCAACCAGCAGGTCGACATGGACGCCTCGCCCCGCGTCGGCGACGGCCTGATCCGCGTCGACGCCGACGGCATCGTCCAGTACGCCTCCCCGAACGCGCTGTCCGCCTACCACCGCCTCGGCCTCGCCGCCGACCTCGTCGGCCATCATCTGGGCAAGACCACCGCCGAACTCGCCCCGACGCAGGGACCGGTGGACGAGGCGCTCGCCAAGGTCGCCAGCGGCTGGGCACCCCGCGAGTTCGAGATCGAGTCCGGTGACGGTGTGATCCAGTTCCGTTCGATCCCGCTCAAACCCAAGGGCACGCGTATCGGTTCGCTGGTGCTCCTCCGGGACGTCACCGAACTGCGCCGCCGTGAGCGCGAGTTGATCACCAAGGACGCGACGATCCGGGAGATCCACCACCGCGTCAAGAACAACCTGCAGACGGTGGCCGCCCTGCTGCGGCTTCAGGCCCGCCGCATCGAGTCCGACCGCGGCCGTGAGGCCCTCGAAGAGGCGGTACGGCGGGTCGGGTCGATTGCGATCGTGCACGAGACGCTCTCCCAGAACCTCGACGAGCGCGTGGAGTTCGACGACATCGCCGACCGGGTGCTGGCGATGGTCGCCGAGATCTCGCCCGGCAAGGTCGCCGGCCGGCGCACCGGCCGCTTCGGCATCCTGGACGCCGAGGTCGCCACCCCGCTGTCGATGGTCCTGACCGAGATCCTCCAGAACGCGCTGGAGCACGGTTTCCGCGAGGGCGACACCGGCACGGTCGAGGTTTCGGCCGTCCGCGGCGGTACGACGAAGCAGGTCCGCCTTCTGGTCACCGTCCAGGACGACGGCGTGGGCCTCCCCGAGGGCTTCGACCCGCACACCGCGGGCAACCTCGGCCTGCAGATCGTACGGACGCTGGTGGAGGGCGAGTTGGGCGGCACGTTCGACATGGTCCCGGCACCGGAGCGGGGGACCAGGGTGATCCTGGACATCCCGGTGCGGGCGAACAAGTAG
- a CDS encoding N-acetylmuramoyl-L-alanine amidase yields the protein MASPMSASRFLERLRAEGATVVEVGDWEHHNRNHVGPWGPVHGVMIHHTVTKGSANTVELCRKGYEGLPGPLCHGVITKDGRVHLVGYGRANHAGLGDDDVLRAVIAESALPADNEANTDGNRHFYGFECENLGDGQDPWPAAQLEAIERVSAAVCRHHGWTERSVIGHLEWQPGKVDPRGFTMASMRARIRERLS from the coding sequence ATGGCCTCACCCATGTCCGCGAGCAGATTCCTGGAGAGACTCCGGGCGGAGGGTGCGACTGTCGTCGAGGTCGGCGACTGGGAGCACCACAACCGCAACCACGTGGGGCCGTGGGGTCCCGTCCACGGCGTGATGATCCACCACACGGTGACCAAGGGCAGTGCCAACACGGTGGAGCTCTGCCGCAAGGGCTACGAGGGGCTTCCCGGACCGCTGTGCCACGGCGTCATCACGAAGGACGGACGGGTGCACCTCGTCGGCTACGGCCGCGCCAACCATGCCGGGCTCGGCGACGACGACGTTCTCCGCGCGGTCATCGCCGAGAGCGCGCTGCCGGCCGACAACGAGGCCAACACCGATGGCAACCGGCACTTCTACGGCTTCGAGTGCGAGAACCTGGGTGATGGACAGGATCCCTGGCCGGCGGCTCAGCTGGAGGCGATCGAGCGGGTGTCGGCGGCTGTGTGCCGTCATCACGGGTGGACGGAGCGGTCGGTGATCGGGCATCTGGAGTGGCAGCCCGGGAAGGTGGATCCGCGGGGGTTCACCATGGCTTCGATGCGGGCGCGGATCCGGGAGCGGTTGTCCTAG
- a CDS encoding family 2B encapsulin nanocompartment shell protein, with protein sequence MSVGEEVRTEQGKPQQSLGTAAARNLATTTKSAPQMQEISSRWLLRMLPWVNVQGGTYRVNRRLTYAVGDGRVTFVKTGDRVEVIPAELRELPALRSYEDEDVLAELAQRCQQREFTAGSVIASFGSQADEVFLLAHGRVEKLGTGPYGEDESLGVLADGAYLGDQALLDSDAIWEYTVRAATACTVLVLPRQDVEQVAERADSLSQHLEQLRAIPAQRTNKYGEKAVDLAAGHSGEPDIPHTFVDYEARPREYELSIAQTVLRIHSRVADLYNQPMNQTEQQLRLTVEALKERQEHELINNREFGLLNNCEYDQRLQPHDGVPSPDDMDELLCRRRGTKLFLAHPRAIAAFGRELNKRGLVPETIEMAGNRIPTWRGVPIFPCNKIPVTDARTTSIIAMRTGEGEQGVIGLQQAGIPDEIEPSLSCRFMGINEQAIIKYLVTAYYSAAVLVPDALGVLENVEIGRWR encoded by the coding sequence ATGTCGGTAGGCGAAGAGGTCCGCACTGAGCAGGGCAAGCCGCAGCAGAGTCTCGGCACGGCGGCCGCGCGGAACCTGGCCACCACGACCAAGTCCGCACCCCAGATGCAGGAGATCAGCTCCCGCTGGCTGCTGCGCATGCTGCCGTGGGTGAACGTGCAGGGCGGCACGTACCGGGTGAACCGCCGTCTGACCTACGCCGTCGGGGACGGCCGTGTCACGTTCGTCAAGACCGGGGACCGCGTCGAGGTCATCCCGGCCGAACTGCGCGAACTGCCGGCCCTGCGGTCGTACGAGGACGAGGACGTGCTCGCCGAGCTCGCCCAGCGCTGCCAGCAGCGGGAGTTCACGGCGGGGTCCGTGATCGCCTCGTTCGGCAGCCAGGCCGACGAGGTCTTCCTGCTGGCGCACGGCAGGGTCGAGAAGCTCGGCACCGGTCCCTACGGGGAGGACGAGTCCCTCGGCGTCCTCGCCGACGGCGCCTACCTCGGTGACCAGGCGCTGCTCGACTCCGACGCCATCTGGGAGTACACGGTCCGCGCGGCCACCGCGTGCACGGTGCTCGTCCTGCCCCGCCAGGACGTCGAGCAGGTCGCGGAGCGGGCGGATTCGCTCAGCCAACACCTCGAGCAACTGCGGGCGATCCCCGCGCAGCGCACCAACAAGTACGGCGAGAAGGCAGTCGACCTCGCGGCCGGCCACAGCGGTGAGCCGGACATCCCGCACACCTTCGTCGACTACGAGGCCCGGCCCCGTGAGTACGAACTGAGCATCGCCCAGACCGTGCTGCGCATCCACTCGCGCGTGGCCGACCTCTACAACCAGCCGATGAACCAGACGGAGCAGCAGCTGCGCCTGACGGTGGAGGCCCTGAAGGAGCGGCAGGAGCACGAGCTCATCAACAACCGCGAGTTCGGGCTGCTCAACAACTGCGAGTACGACCAGCGGCTCCAGCCGCACGACGGCGTGCCCAGCCCCGACGACATGGACGAGCTGCTGTGCCGGCGGCGCGGCACGAAACTGTTCCTCGCCCACCCGCGCGCGATCGCCGCGTTCGGGCGTGAGCTGAACAAGCGCGGCCTGGTCCCGGAGACCATCGAGATGGCCGGTAACCGCATCCCCACCTGGCGCGGCGTGCCGATCTTCCCGTGCAACAAGATCCCGGTCACCGACGCCCGTACGACCTCGATCATCGCCATGCGTACGGGCGAGGGGGAACAGGGCGTCATCGGACTGCAGCAGGCGGGCATCCCGGACGAGATCGAGCCGAGCCTGTCCTGCCGGTTCATGGGCATCAACGAACAGGCCATCATCAAGTACCTGGTGACGGCCTACTACTCGGCCGCGGTCCTGGTACCGGACGCCCTCGGTGTGCTGGAGAACGTCGAGATCGGGCGCTGGCGGTGA
- a CDS encoding RNA polymerase sigma factor SigF, which produces MRNGDGPVRDEERGTRELPDGAAPSSDGAESLGVGPSGSRRMADGIDGIPEQARPHPEDDSAATGFLADGRDDEGAVQGAPAGGRIGVSPARAGARARERATGGTMSEHQRNAEHEAMSAHSVQATQHGPQDRSGARAMFIELRKLQDGSPEYANLRNQLVRMHLPLVEHLARRFRNRGEPLDDLTQVATIGLIKSVDRFDPERGVEFSTYATPTVVGEIKRHFRDKGWAVRVPRRLQELRLALTTATAELSQQHGRSPTVHELAEKLAISEEEVLEGLESANAYSTLSLDVPDTDDESPAVADTLGAEDEALEGVEYRESLKPLLEDLPPREKRILLLRFFGNMTQSQIAQEVGISQMHVSRLLARTLAQLREKLLVEE; this is translated from the coding sequence GTGAGGAACGGGGACGGGCCGGTGCGGGACGAAGAGCGCGGCACACGGGAGCTGCCGGACGGCGCTGCCCCCAGCTCGGACGGAGCCGAGAGCCTGGGAGTGGGCCCGAGCGGTTCCCGGCGCATGGCGGACGGCATCGACGGCATCCCCGAGCAGGCCCGGCCGCACCCGGAGGACGACTCCGCGGCGACGGGCTTCCTGGCCGACGGACGGGATGACGAAGGCGCCGTGCAGGGCGCGCCTGCGGGTGGGCGGATCGGGGTCTCCCCAGCCCGAGCGGGGGCGAGGGCTCGGGAGAGGGCAACGGGCGGGACGATGAGCGAGCACCAGCGAAACGCCGAGCACGAGGCGATGAGCGCGCACAGCGTGCAGGCCACGCAGCACGGCCCTCAGGACCGCAGCGGGGCGCGCGCCATGTTCATCGAGCTGCGCAAGCTGCAGGACGGCAGCCCGGAGTACGCGAACCTGCGCAACCAGCTGGTCCGCATGCACCTGCCGCTCGTCGAACACCTCGCGCGCCGCTTCCGCAACCGCGGCGAGCCACTCGACGACCTCACCCAGGTCGCCACCATCGGCCTGATCAAGTCGGTCGACCGGTTCGACCCGGAGCGCGGTGTCGAGTTCTCGACCTACGCGACCCCGACGGTCGTCGGCGAGATCAAGCGGCACTTCCGCGACAAGGGCTGGGCGGTGCGGGTGCCGCGGCGGCTCCAGGAGCTGCGCCTTGCCCTGACGACGGCCACAGCCGAGCTGTCCCAGCAGCACGGGCGCTCCCCGACCGTCCACGAACTCGCCGAGAAGCTGGCGATCTCGGAGGAGGAGGTCCTGGAAGGTCTGGAGTCCGCCAACGCGTACTCCACGCTGTCCCTGGACGTCCCCGACACGGACGACGAGTCCCCTGCGGTCGCGGACACCCTCGGCGCGGAGGACGAGGCGCTGGAGGGCGTCGAGTACCGCGAGTCGCTGAAGCCGCTGCTCGAGGATCTCCCGCCCCGCGAGAAGCGGATCCTGCTGCTGCGCTTCTTCGGCAACATGACCCAGTCGCAGATCGCGCAGGAGGTCGGCATCTCCCAGATGCACGTGTCCCGCCTGCTGGCCCGCACGCTGGCGCAGCTGCGGGAGAAGCTGCTGGTGGAGGAGTGA
- a CDS encoding UBP-type zinc finger domain-containing protein gives MKQCTHADALPHPEPDPLAETCPECLAEGWHPVQLRLCLSCGHVGCCDSSPGRHATEHHKESGHPIMRTFEPGELWRWCFVDHVLV, from the coding sequence ATGAAACAGTGCACGCACGCCGACGCGCTGCCGCACCCGGAGCCCGATCCGCTCGCCGAGACATGTCCAGAGTGTCTGGCGGAGGGCTGGCACCCGGTACAGCTGCGGCTCTGCCTCTCCTGCGGTCACGTCGGCTGCTGCGACTCCTCGCCGGGGCGGCACGCCACGGAACACCACAAGGAGTCCGGCCACCCGATCATGCGGACGTTCGAGCCGGGCGAACTCTGGCGCTGGTGCTTTGTCGACCACGTGCTCGTGTGA
- a CDS encoding anti-sigma regulatory factor yields the protein MSQIAGEPATQDFVEVRLPAAGAYLSVLRTATAGLAARLDFTLDEIEDLRIAVDEACAILLQQAVPGSVLSCVFRLVDDSLEVTVSAPTTDGHAPARDTFAWTVLSALAGKVSSAVDEDKTVSISLYKQRGAGPGPA from the coding sequence GTGTCCCAGATCGCAGGCGAGCCCGCGACCCAGGACTTCGTGGAAGTCCGGCTGCCGGCTGCGGGTGCCTACCTGTCGGTGCTGCGTACGGCGACTGCCGGCCTCGCGGCCCGTTTGGACTTCACCCTCGACGAGATCGAGGACCTGCGCATCGCGGTGGACGAGGCCTGCGCGATCCTGCTCCAGCAGGCCGTGCCCGGCTCGGTGCTCAGCTGTGTCTTCCGACTCGTCGACGACTCGCTCGAGGTCACCGTCTCGGCCCCGACCACGGACGGCCACGCCCCCGCCAGGGACACCTTCGCCTGGACCGTCCTGTCGGCCCTCGCGGGCAAGGTCTCCTCCGCCGTGGACGAGGACAAAACCGTTTCGATCAGCCTCTACAAACAGCGCGGCGCGGGACCCGGGCCGGCGTGA
- a CDS encoding 1-aminocyclopropane-1-carboxylate deaminase/D-cysteine desulfhydrase, whose translation MKRLDLTDLQPRLPSPVQEVVDARFGRVGVRLVLKRDDLIHPELVGNKWRKLVPNLVAAGGRTVVTFGGAYSNHLRATAAAGRLLGLSTVGVVRGQELGERRLNPSLERCVADGMRLHFVDRATYRRKAEPETLAAVLRAAGAQGAYVVPEGGSNALAVRGCRALGEELRGHADVVAVACGTGGTLAGLAAGLGPDQRALGVPVLKGGFLGDEVRGLQAEAFGGPRGDWWLDERFHFGGYARTTAELDAFAVDFEERHGMAVERLYVAKLLYGLVVLAEEGVFPRGATVAAVVTGAPFEAHPASR comes from the coding sequence GTGAAGCGCCTTGACCTGACCGATCTGCAGCCCCGGCTCCCCTCGCCGGTGCAGGAGGTTGTGGACGCGCGGTTCGGGCGGGTCGGTGTTCGGCTGGTGCTCAAGCGGGACGATCTGATCCATCCGGAGCTGGTCGGCAACAAGTGGCGCAAGCTTGTCCCGAATCTGGTGGCGGCGGGTGGGCGCACGGTTGTCACTTTCGGCGGCGCCTACTCCAACCATTTGCGTGCCACCGCTGCCGCGGGGCGGCTCCTCGGGCTGAGCACGGTTGGTGTGGTGCGGGGCCAGGAGCTTGGTGAGCGGCGCCTCAATCCGTCGTTGGAGCGGTGCGTGGCCGACGGTATGCGGCTGCATTTCGTCGACAGGGCGACGTATCGACGCAAGGCCGAGCCGGAGACGCTGGCGGCCGTTCTGCGTGCGGCGGGTGCGCAGGGGGCGTACGTCGTTCCGGAGGGCGGGAGCAATGCCCTTGCCGTACGGGGGTGCCGGGCGCTCGGGGAGGAGTTGCGGGGGCACGCCGATGTGGTCGCCGTCGCCTGCGGGACGGGCGGGACGCTGGCGGGGCTGGCCGCCGGGCTGGGGCCTGACCAGCGGGCCTTGGGTGTGCCCGTTCTCAAGGGTGGCTTTCTGGGTGATGAGGTACGGGGGCTGCAGGCAGAGGCGTTCGGAGGGCCGCGGGGTGACTGGTGGCTTGATGAACGGTTTCACTTCGGGGGGTATGCCCGTACGACTGCTGAGCTTGATGCCTTCGCCGTCGATTTCGAGGAGCGGCACGGGATGGCTGTTGAGCGTCTCTATGTCGCCAAGTTGTTGTATGGGCTTGTCGTGCTGGCGGAGGAGGGCGTTTTCCCGCGTGGGGCGACTGTCGCCGCCGTTGTCACCGGGGCTCCGTTCGAGGCTCATCCTGCCTCGCGATAG
- a CDS encoding diacylglycerol/lipid kinase family protein — translation MRALLVVNPAATTTSARTRDVLIHALASEMKLEAVTTEYRGHARDLGRQAAESDDVDLVVALGGDGTVNEVVNGLLHNGPDPDRLPRLAVVPGGSTNVFARALGLPNDAVEATGALLDALREGSERTVGMGIAAGTPGTEDEAVPGRWFTFCAGLGFDAGVVGRVEQQRERGRKSTHALYLRQVVRQFLQEPNRRHGTITLERPGQDPVTDLVLSIICNTAPWTYLGNRPVYAAPKASFDTGLDVLGLSRMSTVAVARYATQLLTSSPERGTHGRHAVTLHDLDQFTLHSKVPLPLQMDGDHLGLRTSVTFTGVRRALRVIV, via the coding sequence ATGCGTGCACTTCTCGTGGTCAATCCGGCAGCAACCACCACAAGCGCACGTACGCGCGATGTCCTGATCCACGCGCTCGCCAGCGAGATGAAGCTGGAGGCGGTCACCACCGAGTACCGCGGCCACGCGCGTGACCTGGGCCGGCAGGCAGCGGAGAGCGACGACGTCGACCTGGTGGTCGCCCTCGGCGGCGACGGCACCGTGAACGAGGTCGTCAACGGACTGTTGCACAACGGCCCCGACCCAGACCGCCTCCCCCGCCTCGCCGTGGTCCCCGGCGGCTCCACCAACGTCTTCGCCCGCGCCCTCGGCCTGCCCAACGACGCCGTGGAGGCGACCGGCGCCCTGCTCGACGCCCTGCGCGAAGGCAGCGAGCGTACGGTCGGGATGGGCATAGCGGCCGGCACCCCGGGCACGGAGGACGAAGCCGTACCCGGCAGATGGTTCACCTTCTGTGCGGGCCTCGGCTTCGACGCCGGCGTGGTCGGCCGGGTCGAGCAGCAGCGCGAGCGGGGCAGGAAGTCGACGCACGCCCTTTATCTGCGCCAGGTGGTACGCCAGTTCCTTCAGGAGCCCAACCGCCGCCACGGCACCATCACGCTGGAACGACCGGGCCAGGATCCGGTGACCGATTTGGTGCTGTCCATAATCTGCAACACCGCTCCGTGGACGTATCTGGGCAATCGCCCGGTGTACGCGGCGCCTAAGGCCTCGTTCGATACCGGCCTCGACGTACTCGGTCTCAGCCGTATGTCCACGGTCGCGGTTGCCCGGTATGCAACCCAGTTGCTTACTTCGTCCCCCGAGCGCGGAACCCATGGCAGGCATGCGGTCACGCTGCACGACTTGGACCAGTTCACCTTGCATTCGAAGGTCCCGTTGCCCCTTCAGATGGACGGCGACCACCTGGGGCTGCGTACGAGCGTGACGTTCACAGGCGTACGCCGTGCACTGCGTGTGATTGTGTGA